In a single window of the Flavivirga spongiicola genome:
- a CDS encoding DUF6515 family protein translates to MSLSSCVTRTHVVTKPAKVVVVKKAPRHYKIVKVKGKRYYFWNGNHYKKTRKGYVIVRV, encoded by the coding sequence ATGAGCTTATCATCTTGTGTTACCCGTACCCATGTTGTTACTAAACCTGCAAAGGTCGTTGTTGTAAAAAAAGCCCCTAGGCATTACAAAATTGTAAAAGTTAAAGGGAAACGTTATTACTTTTGGAATGGAAATCACTATAAGAAAACAAGAAAAGGCTACGTGATTGTGAGAGTATAA
- the dprA gene encoding DNA-processing protein DprA → MTENDLLYTLALQHVPNIGDITAKRLISHCGTAEAVLKEKKQNLLKIDGIGSLVLKDFFKTDHLKAAEKEMDFIKSNDIKVSYFMEESYPEKLKHCIDGPILLFQSGHINLKQQHIISIVGARKITTSGIAFCESLVETLAPYNPIIVSGFAYGTDITAHKAAIKYNLQTIGCLAHGLNQVYPKVHKKYMVDMEKNGGFFTDFWSSDTFDRNNFLKRNRIIAGLSEATIVIESAEKGGSLVTADIANSYNRDVFAVPGRTTDTQSMGCNNLIKHQKAHMLTTSLDVPYMLNWQLKEDKKPAIQKQLFVELDPIEKIIYAYLKENEKQQLDVIAIHCKMPIFKAASVLLNMELKGVIRPLPGKLFEVV, encoded by the coding sequence ATGACAGAAAATGATTTGCTTTATACTTTAGCTTTACAACATGTACCAAATATAGGCGATATAACTGCTAAACGACTTATCTCGCATTGCGGTACTGCCGAAGCCGTTTTAAAGGAAAAAAAACAAAACCTGCTTAAAATTGATGGCATAGGGAGTCTTGTTTTAAAGGACTTTTTTAAAACAGATCATTTAAAGGCTGCCGAAAAAGAAATGGACTTTATAAAATCGAACGACATTAAAGTGTCTTATTTTATGGAGGAAAGTTATCCTGAAAAATTAAAGCATTGTATTGATGGACCGATTTTATTATTTCAATCGGGGCATATTAATTTAAAACAACAGCATATTATTAGTATTGTGGGCGCTCGAAAAATAACAACTAGCGGCATAGCGTTTTGTGAATCATTGGTAGAAACGCTGGCACCTTATAATCCCATTATTGTTTCCGGTTTTGCCTATGGAACGGATATTACAGCACATAAAGCAGCTATTAAATACAATTTACAAACCATAGGTTGTTTAGCGCATGGGTTGAATCAAGTTTATCCCAAAGTGCATAAAAAGTATATGGTCGATATGGAGAAAAATGGGGGCTTTTTTACCGATTTTTGGAGTAGTGACACATTTGATAGAAATAACTTTTTAAAAAGAAATAGAATCATTGCAGGTTTAAGTGAGGCGACCATAGTTATAGAATCTGCTGAAAAAGGTGGAAGTCTGGTTACTGCAGATATTGCAAATTCTTATAATAGAGATGTGTTTGCCGTTCCGGGAAGGACCACAGATACTCAGAGTATGGGGTGTAATAATTTAATAAAACATCAAAAAGCACACATGCTTACGACGTCTTTAGATGTTCCTTATATGCTCAATTGGCAATTAAAAGAAGACAAAAAACCAGCCATACAAAAACAATTGTTTGTTGAATTGGACCCTATAGAAAAAATAATCTATGCGTATTTAAAAGAAAACGAAAAACAACAACTGGATGTGATTGCCATTCATTGCAAGATGCCTATTTTTAAAGCAGCAAGTGTATTGCTTAACATGGAGCTTAAAGGAGTGATTAGACCTTTGCCCGGTAAGTTATTTGAGGTTGTTTAA
- a CDS encoding sigma factor produces the protein MNELTLNNYKKLFESLYPQLSVFAYKYLNDWEFSKDVVEEVFVKAWEDKITFQNKDHVTGVFYKTVKNECLHFLKSKHYKVTEHYEPPHK, from the coding sequence ATGAATGAACTTACATTAAATAATTATAAAAAGCTTTTTGAGAGCTTGTACCCACAACTAAGTGTGTTTGCTTACAAATACCTCAACGATTGGGAATTCTCAAAAGATGTTGTTGAGGAAGTATTTGTTAAAGCATGGGAAGATAAAATCACTTTTCAAAACAAAGACCATGTAACAGGGGTTTTTTATAAGACGGTAAAAAATGAATGTCTTCATTTTTTAAAAAGTAAACACTATAAGGTTACAGAACATTATGAGCCCCCGCACAAATAA
- a CDS encoding lysophospholipid acyltransferase family protein encodes MIIFKYIFWVLYRIWFYILVGLPILIMFPVLLISILKESWYPFFFKIARVWAKIILIGMGFGYRIDREQTPEKDKSYMFIANHTSMVDIMLMLVSVKNPFVFVGKKELTKIPLFGFFYKRTCILVDRNSPKSRQGVFLRAQRRLQSGLSICIFPEGGVPEEHIELDTFKDGAFRLAINHQIPIVPLTFADNKKRFSYTFFSGSPGRMRVKVHKFLSTENLVTDDTKSLNEKARHIILKQLQVFNK; translated from the coding sequence ATGATAATTTTCAAATACATTTTCTGGGTATTATATCGTATCTGGTTTTACATACTGGTAGGGTTGCCAATACTAATTATGTTTCCAGTGCTTTTAATTTCTATTTTAAAAGAATCATGGTATCCCTTCTTTTTTAAGATTGCCAGAGTTTGGGCAAAAATAATTTTAATTGGTATGGGGTTTGGCTATCGTATTGATCGAGAACAAACGCCCGAAAAAGATAAGAGCTATATGTTTATCGCCAACCATACTTCAATGGTGGATATCATGCTTATGCTGGTTTCGGTTAAAAACCCATTTGTATTTGTTGGAAAAAAGGAACTTACTAAAATTCCGCTTTTCGGTTTTTTTTATAAACGTACTTGCATTTTGGTCGACAGAAATTCTCCTAAAAGTAGGCAGGGTGTTTTTTTAAGGGCACAACGCAGATTACAATCCGGCTTAAGTATTTGTATTTTTCCAGAAGGAGGTGTTCCAGAAGAACATATAGAATTAGACACCTTTAAAGACGGTGCTTTTAGATTGGCGATAAACCATCAAATACCTATAGTGCCATTAACTTTTGCTGATAATAAAAAACGATTTTCATATACATTTTTTAGTGGTAGCCCAGGAAGAATGCGCGTTAAGGTTCATAAATTTTTATCTACAGAAAACTTAGTGACCGACGATACAAAATCTTTAAATGAAAAGGCTAGACATATTATCTTGAAACAATTACAGGTTTTTAATAAATAA
- a CDS encoding HU domain-containing protein, whose amino-acid sequence MQLETYISDLLYRYECVTIPEFGAFLTQRVSATIHESTNAFYPPNKMLSFNEQIQKNDGLLAHYIADVEKIPFEVANKKIAKRVKTLKAYLTQGETLTFKNIGDIVFNSEGKILFEPSNHLNYLTDAFGLSQFVSPTVTREVYKEEVESIEKVIPITVTPEKRKTRPYLKYAAIAVIALTLGGFAGSNYYVNQIEQHNQLAQEEASQQLDAKIQQATFNLNPFPAITLNVNKQTGNYHIIAGAFRIEENCDKKIKQLKAAGFSARKIGVNKYGLHQVVYASYEDRLEALEALRTIKRTHNKDAWLDVRKLD is encoded by the coding sequence ATGCAATTAGAAACCTACATAAGCGATTTACTATATAGATATGAGTGTGTTACCATTCCTGAGTTTGGTGCTTTTTTAACACAACGTGTATCTGCAACCATTCACGAAAGCACTAATGCTTTTTATCCGCCTAACAAAATGCTGTCATTTAATGAGCAAATTCAAAAAAATGATGGTTTGTTGGCGCATTATATTGCCGATGTAGAAAAAATCCCTTTTGAAGTTGCCAATAAAAAAATTGCAAAACGAGTAAAAACATTAAAAGCTTACTTAACACAAGGGGAAACACTTACTTTTAAAAATATTGGAGACATTGTTTTTAATAGTGAAGGTAAAATTTTGTTTGAACCTTCTAATCACCTTAACTATTTAACAGATGCCTTTGGGCTGTCTCAATTTGTATCCCCAACAGTCACCCGAGAGGTTTACAAAGAAGAGGTTGAAAGCATTGAAAAAGTAATTCCTATTACTGTTACTCCAGAAAAGCGCAAAACCAGACCATATTTAAAATATGCAGCCATTGCTGTAATTGCCTTAACGCTTGGTGGTTTTGCAGGATCTAATTATTATGTAAATCAAATCGAGCAACATAATCAATTAGCACAAGAGGAAGCATCACAACAATTAGACGCTAAAATACAACAAGCAACATTTAATTTAAATCCGTTTCCAGCCATTACTCTAAATGTTAATAAGCAAACTGGTAATTATCATATTATTGCCGGTGCTTTTAGAATTGAGGAAAATTGTGATAAAAAAATAAAACAACTTAAAGCAGCCGGTTTTAGTGCCCGAAAAATTGGTGTTAATAAGTATGGTTTACATCAGGTTGTTTATGCCAGTTACGAAGATAGATTAGAAGCTTTGGAAGCCTTAAGAACCATCAAGAGAACGCATAATAAAGACGCTTGGTTAGATGTTAGAAAACTAGATTAG
- a CDS encoding GlsB/YeaQ/YmgE family stress response membrane protein: MSLLYALLIGGIAGWLAGKLMKGGGFGLIFNIVIGIIGGVVGNWLFQKLNITLMSGIVGDILTGAIGASVILFVAGLFKK, translated from the coding sequence ATGAGTTTACTGTATGCACTTTTAATTGGAGGTATTGCTGGCTGGTTAGCTGGAAAATTAATGAAAGGTGGCGGTTTTGGGCTAATTTTTAATATTGTAATTGGTATTATAGGTGGCGTTGTTGGTAATTGGCTTTTTCAAAAACTTAATATTACCTTAATGAGTGGTATTGTTGGTGATATTTTAACAGGAGCCATTGGCGCTTCGGTCATATTATTTGTCGCAGGTTTATTTAAAAAATAA
- a CDS encoding acyl-CoA thioesterase: MQAKTPEQSRTILTDVVLPGETNPLNNLFGGELLARMDRAASIAARRHSRRIVVTASVNHVAFNRAVPLGSVVTVEAKVSRAFKTSMEVFMDVWVEDRESGDKAKANEAIYTFVAVDETGRPIAIPEVIPETDLEKERFDAALRRKQLSLLLAGKIKPNEATELKALFE, translated from the coding sequence ATGCAAGCAAAAACTCCCGAACAATCGAGAACCATACTCACCGATGTGGTCTTACCTGGTGAAACCAACCCATTAAATAACTTATTTGGTGGCGAACTACTAGCGCGAATGGATCGCGCGGCAAGTATTGCTGCAAGACGCCATTCAAGACGTATTGTGGTAACTGCTTCTGTGAATCATGTCGCTTTTAATAGAGCCGTTCCTTTAGGAAGTGTCGTAACTGTTGAAGCTAAGGTGTCTCGTGCTTTTAAGACCTCTATGGAGGTGTTTATGGATGTCTGGGTAGAAGATAGAGAGTCTGGTGATAAAGCGAAAGCAAATGAAGCTATTTATACCTTTGTGGCGGTAGATGAAACAGGGCGCCCTATTGCAATTCCTGAAGTCATTCCAGAAACCGATTTAGAAAAAGAACGCTTTGATGCTGCATTGCGCCGTAAACAATTAAGTTTATTATTAGCCGGGAAAATAAAACCAAATGAGGCTACAGAATTAAAAGCACTTTTTGAATAA
- the trpS gene encoding tryptophan--tRNA ligase: protein MARILTGIQSTGTPHLGNILGAIMPAIEMANTPENDSYLFIANMHTLTQIKDAETLRFNTYSTAATWLAFGLDIEKTVFYRQSDVPQVTELTWYLSCFFPYQRLTLAHSFKDKADRLEDVNSGLFTYPMLMAADILLYDAEIIPVGKDQLQHIEMTRDVASRFHAKVGETFVLPEGKIQENTKLIPGTDGEKMSKSRNNIINIFLDDKKLRKQIMTIQTDSTPLEEPKDWETCNCFAIYNLLANDKQIESMKANYENGGYGYGHAKQALFELIVEKFATQRERYNYYMDNLNEVDKALTLGAEKAKVVADTVLNRVREKVGY, encoded by the coding sequence ATGGCAAGAATACTTACAGGCATACAAAGTACCGGGACACCACATTTAGGAAATATTTTAGGAGCTATTATGCCGGCTATTGAGATGGCTAATACTCCTGAAAATGATTCTTATTTATTTATCGCAAATATGCATACTTTAACTCAAATTAAAGATGCCGAAACATTACGATTTAACACGTATTCTACAGCGGCTACTTGGTTAGCTTTTGGTTTAGATATAGAAAAAACAGTGTTTTACAGACAAAGTGACGTTCCGCAAGTTACTGAGCTAACTTGGTATTTAAGCTGTTTCTTTCCTTACCAGCGTTTAACATTAGCACATAGTTTTAAGGATAAAGCCGACAGGTTAGAGGACGTGAACTCTGGTTTATTTACTTACCCAATGCTTATGGCTGCGGACATTTTGTTATATGATGCTGAAATTATTCCAGTTGGAAAAGATCAGCTACAACATATCGAAATGACACGTGATGTTGCCTCTCGTTTTCATGCCAAAGTTGGCGAAACGTTTGTATTACCAGAAGGGAAAATACAAGAAAACACAAAGCTTATTCCTGGAACCGACGGTGAAAAAATGAGTAAGAGTAGAAATAATATTATCAATATTTTTTTAGATGATAAAAAACTACGCAAGCAAATAATGACTATTCAAACAGATAGTACGCCATTGGAAGAACCAAAAGATTGGGAAACCTGTAATTGCTTTGCTATTTATAATTTGTTGGCTAATGACAAGCAAATTGAATCCATGAAAGCTAATTACGAAAATGGCGGTTATGGTTATGGGCATGCCAAACAAGCTTTGTTCGAATTAATTGTTGAAAAATTTGCTACACAACGTGAACGCTATAACTACTACATGGATAACCTTAACGAGGTTGACAAAGCCTTAACTTTAGGTGCTGAAAAAGCAAAAGTAGTAGCCGATACTGTTTTAAATCGTGTTAGGGAGAAGGTTGGGTATTAA